The sequence TATCCTTATAAGGTGGATTTTGCCCGGCCTGACAAAGTATTTACAGGCTCTAAGTGAAACTACCAAAAATGAATTAATCTGATGCCTTTGTGTTTAAGTTTATTTTATTAATACTTAATTAACGGGCATTTCAAAAGATACACAGAAATTGGGCTGTGCCACACCGGACCTTCCTATGAAGGGATCTGAGTCGCGCAGCAAACCCCAGCGGTAGGTTCCGTTAGGTCTTGCTTTTCCGCCGGTAAAGGCATAGCCGACTTTTACACCCCAAGCGGGCAGTTCACTGGCACAGGTTATTATTACCGAATTTCCCGAGATTTCAACCGAATTTATTGTGACTCTTGAACCGTTGGCAGTAACCTCAAACCCTTTGCCGTTTCTCCATTCGGTCAAGGTGTTCTGGTTTGGTGCCGGAAGCGTATTGTCCCAAACAAGGGGCGGTACCGGTACATGGAAGTCTACTATGATGGTTCTGCCGTTTTTGGTGGCTTTTATAGGCTGAAGAGGTTTCCAGTCCTTACCGAGGATAACCTTTTCATAATATACCTGAGCGTACTTTTCACCCAAATGTTGATATCCGGCAGAAGTCAAATGGACGTTATCTCCTCCGTAAGTTCGCTGATAATTTGGACCTATGCAGATTATATCACCGGGATAATCAACACCTGCTTTCCACTGAGCCAAGGTGGAAGCGGAAGTTCCCGTACTTGGATAGGAGTGCTGCTGCACAACAAACATCGGGATATTTTGGGTTTGTCCGGTTATAGCCTTTATGTCCTTGTTATAATCCGACCACAATTGGCGTAGCTCATTTTCATAATTGGGATTACCGCAATCGGTTTCGCCATGGGTTAGGATGATTCCTCCCACCCCGTAGGTTTTTCCCGCGGCTTTTGCCAAGCGGTTAATTGCTGTGACTTCAAATATTGATGCCGCATAGGCACGGCCGGTATTTCCAGTATCGGTGGCACCTTTTTTGATTACAGACATACCCTGACCGGATTCACCTACTACCGTATGTACTGAAATATAGTCGTTTCTGCCTGCAGCTTTTACCATTGCAGTTATTTGGTTCGCCATTGCACTATGGGGGGTCTCACCATATAGGTTCCTTGGGTAGGCAGACGGGAAACCTGTTGCAAGGCTGCGAATAGGTTCGGTAAGGGGAACCAGTTTCAGTTCACTGCTGTTGGCATCGTAGGGAGGAACCCTCAGGTTGCCCAAATCCAGCTTAAGATTGTTGTAAGGCTGGGTTGTAGATAAAATTGGAGTAGTTCCTACGGAGAGACTTTGTCCCGTTCCTATGATTCCGACCCAATCCCAGGGTATGTTAAGATTATTTGACGTTTCGCCCGGAAAAGAAGATATAAGGCGCAATACATATCTTTTCAAATAGCTTAAGTCGATGGAGGTTATTTTTCCGTCTCCGTCGGTATCAGCATTGGAGTATGCCGTCCCTGTAAGTATGTTTTCTCTGAGAAGATGTCTTTTTAATAAAGTCACATCGGTGGAATTGATGGATCCGTCGCTGTTTATGTCTCCCAATTTTCCGCCATTGGCAGCGGTTGCTGAAATTGTGATACATGAGATGAACAATGAAAAAGACACTAAAAACAAGATAACCTTCTGCCCAACTTTCGATGCCTTCATAATTTATCCCCCTTTTTTTATAAATTATAAATATACTGCTTTTATTAACTGTGTTATAAAAAAGTCATAAGTATTAAACTATACCGTACCATATAAATCTGATGATATATAGATTCGATGACATGTTCTTTTTTCGATTGGGGAAATTACTTCCAGGCATTTAATAAATACACTTTATTTATGTGAAAAATATAAAACATATATCTTCTTTGTATCATTTATAACCCCTCAGTTTTTTCATGTAAAGAAAAATATGAAAGAAACATTGTGAAGCAAGTCGTAGAGCCTGTTAATACGACGAGGAAAGGGAGAGCATTGTTTGAGCGAAGCGAGTTTTGCAAAGGCCCCGAGGAGTATTTACAGGCTCTAGACTTGCGAAACTTAAGTTTCTCAAATATTTTTCTTTACCTCATTTTTCTCATTGACAAATTAATCCACATGAATTATAATAACCTTAGTTCATCAATTTATAACTTTAACATGATAAAGTGATAAAGTAATAAAGTGAGGTGCTTAAATTGGCAGAGTGGAAGATATATACTCCTGAAGGTGTTCAAGATATACTGCAAAATGAATGTTTCTTTAAGAAAAACCTGGAGGATCGGATCAGAAAAGTATTTCGGGCCAGCGGTTACTATGAGGTGGAGACTCCGATTGTAGAGTTTTATGACGTTTTTTCCACCGAAGAGAATATAATTCCTCAGGAAACCATGTTTAAGTTTTTTGACCAGCAAGGAAGAATTCTGGTTTTAAGACCGGATCTAACAATACCTATTGCCAGGGTTGCGGCTACTAAGCTAAAGGATGCGGCTTATCCCTTGAGAATCTCCTATATCGGCAATGCCTTTAAATATAACGAGCTTGGCGGAGGAAAGCAAAAGGAGTTCACCCAGGCCGGTGTTGAAATAATAGGAGTAAACACTCCGGAAGCGGATGCCGAGGTTATAGCTACGGCAATTGATGCTGTAAAGGCTACAGGACTTGAAAATTTCCAGATTGATATCGGTCAGGTGGAATTTTTCAAAGGGCTGATGGAAGAGACCGGTCTTTCGGAAGAAGAGACCGAGAAGATGAGGGTGCTTATAGACCGAAAAGACTTTTTGGGAATTGAGGAATTGGTTGAGGAGCACAATATCAGGGATGACCTTAAAGAGCTGATATTGGACTTTCCTAAATTATTCGGTTCAACAGATGTTATTGACAGGGTGGAAAAGTATCCTATAAATGAGCGTTCAATTAAAGCCTTGAACAATTTAAGGAGCATTATTAATATATTGGACGATTATGGCCTTTCAAAATATGTTTCGGTGGACCTGGGCATGGTACAAAGTCTCAATTACTATTCCGGTACTATTTTCAGAGGTTTTACCTACGGAGTCGGGTTCCCGATATTAAGCGGCGGAAGGTATGACCGGTTGGTGGAGAAATTCGGAAAGAGCAGCCCCGCAACAGGCTTTTCCATGGGAATCAATATGGTAATGATGGCCCTCGACAGGCAGAAAGTTGAATTTGAAAAACCCAGGGTTGATACTCTTGTCTGCTATAGGGAAGAAGGAAGGAAAACAGCTTTTCAAATATGTGAAACCTTGAGAAAACAAGGACTTGCCGTGGAGGTGGATATAAACGGTGGAGACTTTGAAACAGCCAGAAATTATGCGGCTTTAAAGGGCATAGGAGGCATATTGAAGGTTCTTGATGATGAAAACATAGAGATTCATAACCTTGAAAAGGGAGAAGTCTCAAAAGTGACCATAAGTGAGCTTTTGAAGGCATGAGCTAAGGAGGGGAAGAAATGAGGTATCTGACAATAGCACTTTCAAAGGGAAGGCTTACCGATATGTCGGTGGAGCTGTTTGAAGCCATAGGAATAGATTGCACGGAGCTTAAAAATTCATCCAGAAAGCTTATTCTGACTGATGAAAAAAACAAAATCAAATTCTTTCTTGCGAAACCCAGTGATGTGCCTACATATGTGGAGTATGGAGCAGCAGACATAGGTATCGTGGGAAAAGATACGCTGATGGAAGAGGGAAGACACCTTTATGAAGTGTTAAACCTTGGATTTGCCGCCTGCAAAATGGTGGTGGCAGGCCCGGCGGAGCTAATGGGAAAGCTTGACCGGCTCACCAACAAAAGAGTGGCTACAAAGTATCCCAGGATAGCAAGGGAGTATTTTGAGCACAAAAGAAAAGAGTCCATTGAGGTTATAAAGCTGAACGGATCTGTCGAGCTTGCTCCTTTGGTGGGGCTTTCCGAGGTGATAGTGGACCTTGTGGAGAGCGGCAGAACCTTAAAGGAAAACGGACTTGTGGTGCTGGACACAATTGCGGATATAAGTGCGAGACTTGTGGTAAACAGGGTAAGTATGAAAATGAAAAGCGAAAGAATCAATCCGATAATTGACGCAATACGAAAAGAATTGGAAAAGAGGTGAAATACATGATAAAAATTATTGATTTAAGATGCGGCAAAGACAGCGACATATTTGAAAACCTTGCATCAAGAAGTCAGCTGGAGTATAGGGATGTTTTGGACCGGGTGGAGGAGATAGTGGCAAATGTTCGGCGAAACGGAGACAAAGCCGTGCTGGAATATACAGCCATGTTTGACAAGGTTCAGCTCACTTTAGGAAAATTAAGGGTTACGGAGAAAGAAATAAAAGAGGCGTACACAAAGGTTGACCCCAAACTTGTTGAAGTGATAAAAAGGTCAAGGGACAATATTTGGAATTTTCATGAAAAGCAGAAGGAGAAATCCTGGTTTTCCACCGAAAAGGAAGGGGTAATTGTCGGACAGCTTTACAGACCTTTGGAGGTTGTCGGCGTGTATGTTCCCGGCGGGACAGCGGCCTACCCTTCATCGGTTCTCATGTGCGCAGTGCCTGCAAAGGTGGCCGGTGTAAGCAAAATAGTAATGACCACGCCTCCCGGAAAGGATGAAAAGATAAATCCTGCAATACTGGTGGCAGCCAATGAAGCCGGGGTTGATGAAATATACAAAGTGGGTGGGGCGCAGGCCGTAGCCGCCCAGGCCTTTGGAACGGAGACAATCCCGAAAGTGGACAAAATTGTGGGGCCGGGGAACATATATGTGGCAATGGCAAAGAGGACGGTATACGGCTATTGCGATATTGACATGATAGCCGGACCCAGCGAGATAATGGTGGTTGCCGATGAGACCGCAAATCCTGTGTTTGTGGCGGCGGATCTTTTATCCCAGGCAGAGCATGATATACTTGCTTCATCAATTTTGGTTACAACTTCTGAGGATATTGCCAAAGAGGTTCAAAGGGAGCTTGAGGCTCAGCTCGCGGTTTTGGAAAGAAAAGAAATAGCCGGAAAATCGATAGCTGACTATGGAGCGATAATTATTGTGGAAAGCCTCAAGGATGCCGCGACGGTGGTTAACAGAATTGCGCCGGAGCATCTGGAACTTTGCGTAAAAGATCCCTTTGCCGCACTGGGGGATATAAAGAATGCGGGTGCGATATTCCTTGGCAACTATTCCACAGAGCCTTTGGGAGACTATTTTGCAGGACCCAACCATGTGCTCCCCACAAGCGGTACGGCAAGATTCTTCTCACCTTTAAATCTTTCGGATTTTATGAAGAAAAGCAGCATTATTTCATATACAAGAGATGCCCTTCAAAAGGTTAAAGACGATGTCATACTCTTTGCAGAGTCCGAAGGATTGGGAGCCCATGCAAATGCCATTAGAGTGAGGTTTCAGGACGGACAGGACAAATAAAAAGAGAGCATAAAAGGAAAGAGAATAAAGAAAGGAAATTAAAAAAGGATAATATAGAAAAAGGAACAAAAAGGTAAAAACAAATCGAAAAAGAAATAAATTAAATAAAAATCATACAACGGCAAAAAACGTAACAGCAGCAAAAAAATATTATCAAAAAATATATTTAGAAATATATTCGGCAAATAAATAATTAATTGGCTGCAAATAAAAAAGGGGGGTGTAATGTACGAATGATTAAGGATTTGGTAAGACCTGAGCTGCAAAAATTAGTACCGTATGTTTCCCATCAGGTCCCGTACAGAATAAAGCTTGACGCAAATGAAAGTCCCTTCGAGCTTCCTGAAAGTATCAGGAAGAAACTGGCGGACTACTTTTTAAAAGGGCCGGGTTTAAACATTTATCCAGATAATGAGTCTGTGGAGCTTAGAAAGACCATCGCAAAATACTGGAATGTTGATGCGGATGAGGTTATCGTGGGTACCGGTTCCAACCAGCTTATTCAGCTGATAATAACAGTGTTTGTGGGGAAAGGGGAGAAGGTGCTGTATCCCTGGCCCACGTTTTCGATGTATAAAATAAACACTCTGATAGCGGGCGGTGAACCGG comes from Acetivibrio thermocellus ATCC 27405 and encodes:
- the hisZ gene encoding ATP phosphoribosyltransferase regulatory subunit gives rise to the protein MAEWKIYTPEGVQDILQNECFFKKNLEDRIRKVFRASGYYEVETPIVEFYDVFSTEENIIPQETMFKFFDQQGRILVLRPDLTIPIARVAATKLKDAAYPLRISYIGNAFKYNELGGGKQKEFTQAGVEIIGVNTPEADAEVIATAIDAVKATGLENFQIDIGQVEFFKGLMEETGLSEEETEKMRVLIDRKDFLGIEELVEEHNIRDDLKELILDFPKLFGSTDVIDRVEKYPINERSIKALNNLRSIINILDDYGLSKYVSVDLGMVQSLNYYSGTIFRGFTYGVGFPILSGGRYDRLVEKFGKSSPATGFSMGINMVMMALDRQKVEFEKPRVDTLVCYREEGRKTAFQICETLRKQGLAVEVDINGGDFETARNYAALKGIGGILKVLDDENIEIHNLEKGEVSKVTISELLKA
- the hisD gene encoding histidinol dehydrogenase, whose translation is MIKIIDLRCGKDSDIFENLASRSQLEYRDVLDRVEEIVANVRRNGDKAVLEYTAMFDKVQLTLGKLRVTEKEIKEAYTKVDPKLVEVIKRSRDNIWNFHEKQKEKSWFSTEKEGVIVGQLYRPLEVVGVYVPGGTAAYPSSVLMCAVPAKVAGVSKIVMTTPPGKDEKINPAILVAANEAGVDEIYKVGGAQAVAAQAFGTETIPKVDKIVGPGNIYVAMAKRTVYGYCDIDMIAGPSEIMVVADETANPVFVAADLLSQAEHDILASSILVTTSEDIAKEVQRELEAQLAVLERKEIAGKSIADYGAIIIVESLKDAATVVNRIAPEHLELCVKDPFAALGDIKNAGAIFLGNYSTEPLGDYFAGPNHVLPTSGTARFFSPLNLSDFMKKSSIISYTRDALQKVKDDVILFAESEGLGAHANAIRVRFQDGQDK
- a CDS encoding dockerin type I repeat-containing protein, translated to MKASKVGQKVILFLVSFSLFISCITISATAANGGKLGDINSDGSINSTDVTLLKRHLLRENILTGTAYSNADTDGDGKITSIDLSYLKRYVLRLISSFPGETSNNLNIPWDWVGIIGTGQSLSVGTTPILSTTQPYNNLKLDLGNLRVPPYDANSSELKLVPLTEPIRSLATGFPSAYPRNLYGETPHSAMANQITAMVKAAGRNDYISVHTVVGESGQGMSVIKKGATDTGNTGRAYAASIFEVTAINRLAKAAGKTYGVGGIILTHGETDCGNPNYENELRQLWSDYNKDIKAITGQTQNIPMFVVQQHSYPSTGTSASTLAQWKAGVDYPGDIICIGPNYQRTYGGDNVHLTSAGYQHLGEKYAQVYYEKVILGKDWKPLQPIKATKNGRTIIVDFHVPVPPLVWDNTLPAPNQNTLTEWRNGKGFEVTANGSRVTINSVEISGNSVIITCASELPAWGVKVGYAFTGGKARPNGTYRWGLLRDSDPFIGRSGVAQPNFCVSFEMPVN
- the hisG gene encoding ATP phosphoribosyltransferase — translated: MRYLTIALSKGRLTDMSVELFEAIGIDCTELKNSSRKLILTDEKNKIKFFLAKPSDVPTYVEYGAADIGIVGKDTLMEEGRHLYEVLNLGFAACKMVVAGPAELMGKLDRLTNKRVATKYPRIAREYFEHKRKESIEVIKLNGSVELAPLVGLSEVIVDLVESGRTLKENGLVVLDTIADISARLVVNRVSMKMKSERINPIIDAIRKELEKR